Proteins encoded together in one Musa acuminata AAA Group cultivar baxijiao chromosome BXJ3-6, Cavendish_Baxijiao_AAA, whole genome shotgun sequence window:
- the LOC103989662 gene encoding endoglucanase 9-like yields the protein MSMYGRDPWGGPLEISHADSATDDDRSRNLDSDRAAMSTTSRQLDETQQSWLLAAPGDQGTKKKNKYVDLGCLIVSRKLFLWTVGTVVATAVLAGFITLIVKTIPRHHRPRPPPDNYTLALHKALMFFNAQRSGPIPKHNNVSWRGNSGMRDGLSDPSYGKGLVGGYYDAGDAIKFNFPASFAMTMLSWSVIEYSAKYEAAGELGHVKEIIKWGADYLLKTFNASADTIDRIAAQVGQGDTSGGTTPNDHYCWMRPEDMDYPRPVYECHSCSDLAAEMAAALAAASIVFKDSKTYSKKLVHGATTLFKFSRDQRGRYTSGGSDASFFYNSTSYWDEFVWGGAWMYLATGNATYLKLATHPTLAKHAGAFWGGPDYGVFSWDNKLTGAQVLLSRLRLFLSPGYPYEEILRTFHNQTGIIMCSYLPVFTTFNRTRGGLIQLNHGRPQPLQYVVNAAFLAAIYSDYLEAADTPGWYCGPNFFSTGVLRDFARTQIDYILGKNPQKMSYVVGFGAHYPKHVHHRGASIPKNGVKYNCKGGWKWRDTKKPNPNTIVGAMVAGPDRHDGFRDVRTNYNYTEPTLAGNAGLVAALVALSGEGNGVDKNTIFSAVPPMFPTPPPPPAPWKP from the exons ATGAGTATGTACGGCCGTGATCCATGGGGCGGGCCACTGGAGATCTCGCACGCCGACTCCGCCACCGATGACGATCGGAGCCGGAACCTGGACTCGGACCGGGCGGCGATGTCGACCACGTCGCGGCAGCTGGATGAGACGCAGCAGAGCTGGCTCCTCGCCGCGCCCGGGGACCAGgggacgaagaagaagaacaagtacGTGGACCTGGGGTGCCTCATCGTTAGCCGCAAGCTCTTTCTTTGGACCGTCGGCACCGTCGTCGCCACCGCCGTGCTGGCCGGGTTCATCACCCTCATCGTCAAGACCATCCCCCGCCACCACCGGCCCCGCCCGCCCCCGGACAACTACACGCTCGCCCTCCACAAGGCGCTCATGTTCTTCAACGCGCAGAGAT CCGGCCCAATCCCCAAGCACAACAATGTGTCGTGGAGGGGAAATTCCGGGATGAGGGATGGCCTCTCCGATCCGTCCTATGGGAAGGGCCTGGTGGGCGGATACTATGATGCGGGCGACGCCATCAAGTTCAACTTCCCGGCCTCTTTCGCCATGACCATGCTCAGCTGGAGCGTGATCGAGTACAGTGCCAAGTACGAGGCCGCCGGAGAACTCGGCCATGTGAAGGAAATCATCAAGTGGGGCGCAGACTACCTCCTCAAGACCTTCAATGCCTCCGCGGACACAATCGACCGGATCGCTGCCCAG GTTGGTCAGGGGGATACTTCGGGAGGCACAACGCCGAACGACCATTACTGCTGGATGAGACCAGAGGACATGGACTACCCGAGGCCAGTCTACGAGTGCCACAGTTGCTCGGATCTCGCCGCCGAGATGGCGGCTGCTCTGGCGGCAGCATCCATTGTGTTCAAGGACAGCAAGACCTACTCAAAGAAGCTTGTCCACGGTGCCACGACGCTCTTCAAGTTTTCGAGGGATCAGAGGGGGCGGTACACCTCCGGTGGCTCTGATGCATCATTCTTCTACAATTCCACTAGTTATTGGGACGAGTTCGTGTGGGGTGGAGCATGGATGTACCTTGCGACGGGCAATGCCACTTACCTTAAACTAGCTACTCATCCGACCCTCGCAAAGCATGCAGGTGCATTCTGGGGTGGTCCAGATTATGGAGTCTTCAGCTGGGACAACAAGCTCACCGGTGCTCAA GTGCTTCTCAGCAGACTGAGGCTGTTCCTGAGTCCAGGCTATCCTTACGAAGAAATATTGAGAACCTTTCACAATCAGACTGGAATCATCATGTGCTCGTATCTTCCAGTTTTTACCACCTTCAACAGGACACGAG GGGGTTTGATACAGCTCAACCACGGAAGACCGCAGCCCCTTCAGTACGTAGTCAATGCAGCTTTTCTTGCGGCCATCTACAGTGATTATCTTGAAGCTGCTGATACTCCAGGATGGTATTGTGGCCCAAATTTCTTCTCGACGGGGGTTCTGCGTGATTTTGCTAGGACTCAG ATTGACTATATATTGGGAAAAAATCCTCAAAAAATGAGTTACGTTGTTGGATTCGGAGCACATTATCCAAAGCATGTTCATCACCGAGGTGCATCCATCCCTAAGAACGGGGTAAAGTATAATTGCAAAGGTGGATGGAAGTGGAGGGATACCAAAAAGCCAAATCCCAACACAATCGTCGGTGCGATGGTCGCTGGCCCTGATAGACATGATGGCTTCCGAGATGTTCGCACTAACTACAATTACACCGAGCCAACGCTCGCAGGCAATGCCGGCTTAGTTGCTGCCCTGGTGGCTTTGTCCGGTGAGGGCAATGGAGTGGACAAGAACACTATATTCTCTGCGGTTCCACCGATGTTTCCCACTCCGCCACCACCTCCAGCACCGTGGAAACCATGA